The Mesorhizobium sp. AR02 genomic interval TGCTGGTCAAGGCCGCAGCACCGCCGGTTTCGCTGAAGCCATCAGTATGCACGCTGACATAGGCGAGGTTGGCGAAGGGTTCGAAGTGGAACTGCCCGGCATCGGCCTTGTAGGCGAGCTCGCCGAACACCTGCGCCGTGCCGGCATCGTAGTCGGCTGACAGCCCATCTGCGAAGCCATTGAAGGCAACCGAGCGCTTTGTCGACAAACTGCTCCAGCTGTAGGCGGCGCCGGTGCGGAAGGCGATGGCGCCCCAATTGGTGCCGCCATAGAGGCCGAGATGATAATTGTCGCTCTTGCCGGAAGAATTGCGGTCAGCGGCATCGAAGCTCGAATGGCTGTAGCCGCCGAGAACACCGACGCGCCAACCGCCGAGCAGCGTATCGGCGCCGGCCAGCAGGCCGCCGGTCGAACGATCGAACGCAGCGGCGTTGCCGTCACCATCCGTGTTGCCCCATGAACCAAAAGCCTGACCCCAGACGGCGAAGCGATCGGTGTCGGCGGCGACCATTTCGGGGCCGCCCTCGCCATAGGCCATGACCGGCAGGGCCGCCCCGCTGCCATCGCCGAAGGCCGCAGCGATGCGGTTGCTGGCGGCGTCACGGATGAAGCTGGAGTCTTCGAGCAGCATGCCCTTGGCCGAGGCATGGATTTCACCCGACAGCTGGTCGAAGGCGGCTTGCGCAACCGCTTCGCTCGGCAGGCCCATAATGGCGTCAAAGAGCGGATTGCCGCTGCCCAGGCTCTCAGTGCCGCCGCCGGTGGCGATCTGGTTGGGTGTCAGGCCGACGGCGGCGAAGGACTTTGCCTGCACCACATCGAGATAGACATGCGTCGCGTCGTAATTGGCGACAAGGCCGATGAACGGGCCGGCCCCGTTGAGGGTGTAGGTGCCGACGACGCCCGTATCGGCTTGCAGCACCGTGTAATGCGTGCCCGGCACATAAGGCGCTGCATCCGTCTTGACCACGTCGAGGACAGCGCCGGCGGCGATCGTCGCCGTGCCGTCGCCAGGATGAGGTCGGACTGGCCGGCCGTGGTGAGCTCGACCTGGTAGATCGAGCCCGCTGCCTGGCCGATGTCGCCCGCGACATTGAGGGTGCCGATCGAATTGCCCGGTGCGATGATGCCGCCGGACTGTGCGACGATGCCGCCCACCGTGCCGTTGCCGCCCAGCGTGCCGCCCGAGATCGTCACCAGCGAGCCGGCCAGCGAACCGTTCACGCCAGCCGTCCGCCGCTCACATTGGTGGCGCCGGTGAAGCCGCTCGAATCGGCGGTCAGATTGGTGTTGCCGGCGATCTGGTTGATCGTGCCCGCGCCGCTCATCGCCGCAGCGAAGATGTAGTTGGCGTCGGTGTGGTTGAAGTTGATCGTACCCGCGCCCGGTCCGAACTGGATACTCGCGGCATTGAGCGAGCCGGCGGCCGTCGCCGGCGATCCGCCCGCAGCACCGATGTTCAGCGTGCCGATGGAGCCCGCCAGGCCGGCGATGTTGACCACACCGCCGGCCGACACAGTGCCGCCATTCGCAATCGTCAGCGTGCCTGGGCCAAAACCACCGACATTGAGATTTCCGCTATTGGCCCACGTCGAGTTGGTGCCGCTGATGCTGGCCATGCCGATGGACCCGGCACTGCCGCCCACAAAGCCATCCGTGTTGGCGACCTTGCCGCCATTCGAGACGATCAATGAGCCCGTACCACGCTGGCCGACAAAAAGGAGGCTGCTGTTGGTCCAGGTCGATCCCGCGCCGCTGACTGTTGCCGTGCCCACGGAACCGGCGTCAAAGCTCAGATAGCCAGCAGTGCTGGTGACCTTACCGCCGTTTGAGATCGCGAGCGTTCCAGTGCCGTCTGCGCCGACAGTGAGGGAAGAATTGTTGGTCCAAACCGAGCCGATACCGTCGACCGTGACCGAGCCGCTGGCACCCACGTCGACGCCGACAACGCCTCCCTGGCTGACGACGCTGCCGCCGTTGCTGATTGCCAGCGTGCCCGTACCAAGATTGCCGACGGTGAGATTGCCGCTGTTGGTCCAGGTCGAGCCGGCGCCGTCGACAAAGACCGTGCCGGTCGAGGCGGCACCATAGCCAACATAGGTCGAACCGCTGCTGACCGCGCCGCCGTTCGAGATCGACAGCGTGCCCGTGCTGAGGCCGCCGACATACATGTCCGCGCTGGTCCAGGTCGAGCCGGCATTGGCGACCGACACCATGCCGCTCGAGCCAATCGAATTGCCGATATAGGCCGTGTCGTTGCTGACCGCGCCGCCATTGGTGATCGCCAAGGTGCCGGCGCCGAAATCGCCAATGGCCAGGTTGGAACTGTTGGTCCAGGTCGAACCGGCACCGTCGACGAACACCATGCCGGTCGAGCCTGCGATCGCACCGACAACTCCCCCGCCATTGCTGACGGCGCCGCCATGGCTGATCGCCAGCGTGCCGGTGCCGAGATCGCCGACAGACAGCGATCCGCTGCTGGTCCAGGTCGAGCCGGCGCCATCGACGAACACCATGCCGGTCGAGCCCGCCAAGTGGCCGATATGGGCCGAGGCGTTGCTGACGGCGCCGCCGTTCGAGACCGTCAACGTTCCCGCGCCTTGATCGCCGACGAACAGATTGGAACTGTTTGTCCAGCTCGAGCCCGCACCGTCGACCGTCACCATGCCGTTGGAACCTACATGCCAACCGATGGTGCCCGTGGCATTGCTGACCGCGCCGCCCTTGGTGACAACAAGCGTGCCCGTGCCATGTTCGGCGATGTAAAGGTCGCCGCTGTTGGTCCAGGTTGAGCCGCTCCCGTCGACGGTCGCTGTGCCGGTGCCACCGTAACCGACATGACCCACGGTGTCGCTGACAGCGCCGCCGTTCGAGATCGTCAAGGTGCCGGTGCTGTTCGTACTCGACGCAAGGAAAAGGTCCGAACTGTTGTTCCAGGCCGAGCCTGCTCCCGTAACGGTCACGACCCCGCTGGCGTTCGAAAGATAGCCGACATAGCCGGCGGTGCTGGCGAGCGTGCCGCCGTTTTTGATCGTCAGCGAGCCTGTGTAGCTCGCAATGGTGCCAAGAAACAGATAATGCGCGGTCGCGTTTGTCCCGCTTATCACGGTCGGATTCGGGAACGTCGGATTGAGCAAGACGTCGTCACCCGACGTGGGAACAGTGCTGTTTTTCCAGTTTCCGGCGGTGAACCAGTCCGTGGAGGTGGCGCCGGTCCATATCTCGTCAGCCGAGGCAGTGATTGGCTGGCCAAGACAGGCCAGCGCGGTCGACGTCAGCGCCAGATACTTCAACGCCTTCGCCTTGCGGCTTCCAAATTCGTGCTGCGGCATTCAATCCCCTGACGTGGCAGTCGTTTCACCCTGAGCTGACATGTCACCGGCGTCAGGCTGTTGTCTTGGGCAGGGCCGCACTGGAATTGGACTGGAGCGAAGTGCGGTGGCTTTTCCGCGCACTGTGATGGTTTGGCACTATCGCCGCCTCGGGCGCGGCTGGAGGAGCGGCCTCCGTCTCGGAAGGAAGGGAAATCGCGCCGCCCGTCCGGCAGCGGAACTATCTCACACTCGTTGGCGTGTAGCCGAAGCGGCGGCGGAAACAGCGGTTGAAGTAGGACACATCGCTGAATCCGCTTATCAGCGCAATTTCGCTGACGCGCAGGGCGTCATTGTGCCTTTGCGAGAGCATCTTGCGTGCTCCCTGCAAGCGCTGTTCGAGAACACGTTCAGAAAAGCTGATGCCTGTCTCCTGGAGCAGATCCTGGACATAGCGCGCCGATAGCCCGAGTTCTTTCGCGACGCCTTGCGCGGAGATGCCGGGGTTGGCGAAATTGTCGGTGATCTTGGCCAGAATTGCCTGCAGTCTCGCCGCCCGCAGGCCGCGCAGGCCGGCGAGTTCGGCGGCCTCGCCCTTCGCGCCGGTCACCAGTCCGATCAGATCGACGATCGTTTCCGTGGCATGGGTTACGAGATCGGGCGAGGCGAGAGGGGGGCCGGTCTCGAGCAATTGGCAATAGCGTTTGAGGAAATCGAGCGCTTCGTTTTCGGCGCCGATCTTCAACGCCAGCCTGGCATCGATCTGCGGGAAGGCCTGGGTGAGGATTGCGCGTGGCACGACCACGTTCGTCCACACATTCCAGTCGGCGCCGGTCATTTTCAGCGCTTCCGCCGCGGTGACCAGGACGGCTTCCCCCTGACCGACGCCGTATTCGCGGCCGGCCTGCGCCCCGCTCAACACGGTGTCGGCCTTGTTAATCAGCAACAGATAGCCGTCATTGCCGTCATCGGCGATGTTGCTCGCCTTCCGCGTCGCTTGCCGGATTGTCCCGGCCATCTGGCCAAGCACCAGCGACCCGACGGCCGTGGCTTCGATCGCGGCCTGGAAAGGCAGTTTTTCCGATATGCCGTATTCGACCGACCAGATCTCGGCGACATGGATATCCTGCCAGAGGGAAAAGCGATCGCGTTCGCCAAGGTGCTCGGGCAATTGAGCCGATGAAAATACTGTTTTTCGTGACAAGGAAGCGCCCCCGCTAAACCCCAAACTTCAAAATCGTCGAACGTGACGCTTTCCATTCCTGGAATGGCGAGCAACATTGACGGCCAGAGCCGGACTGACCTGAAATCTGAATCCATCTCCAAGTCGAAGAGAGCGAGCATGATGTCGCCAGAAGACCGCTTCACACTTTTCGGCACCGTACTCTGGTGTTCAACCGATTGAACTCTTAATCGAGCTCAACTGCGCCTGGCGTCACCCGAAAGTATGACGCCAGCGAAATCCGCCAGCGGGACCGGCTTCTTTGCACCGGGCCGCTGTCAATGTTGCTGGTTCATTTTGCCCGCCATTCGTCATGCGAGGCTGGTCATATCGGGAGCTTAGGAGAAGCGGTGGAGAGGCTGGGCAGCGAACTTCTTTGTTCGATTATCGGTGATATCTACGACTGCGCTTTGAATCCGGAAGGCTGGGAAGGGGTCATGACCCGGATCACCGAAGCCGTCGATGCGGCCTATTCCACCATCGCGCTTGCCAGCACCGGTGACAATTACGGCCGTTTCGCGGCTCAATCGCCCTGGGATCCCGTGCGGATGCGCACGCTCCAGGAGGATTACGACTTTGACGGTATCCCCGGTCTGAAGGCGGCGGTCGTCGGCGACGTCGACACGCCTGTCGCGACGCTGTCGCTGATGAGCGAAGCCGAACTCCAGCAGACGGCCTTTTTTCAGGATTGGGCCAGGCCACAGGGACTGCGCGAAGGTTGCATTGTCAAATTCGTCCACACGCCGGACCGGATCGGCCTGATGGGCTGCACCACGCGGGCCAACCGGGGCATCATAACTCTCGAAGAGCAGCGTTTCCTGGCATTACTGTCGCCGCATCTGCGCCGTGCGTCGCTGATCGGCGATCTGCTCGATCAGGCCCGCGTGGCCGCCAATCTTTATCGCGCGGCACTCGACCATCTCGCCGTACCTGTCGTTCTGACCGGCGCCAACGGCGTGATCCTCCATGCCAATGAAGCCGCCGATCTGATGCTCTCAGGCCATGGTCCCATTCTTTCCAGGAACGGCGTGCTGCAGACGGAGAACCCGGCGGGTGCCCGTGCCCTGCTGGACGCGATCGCCGGCGCCGCGGGCGCCGATGGCTCGCTTGGTTCGCGCGGCATAGGCCTGCCCATTTCGGCCCCGGGTCAGCCGCCCGCCGTCGCCTATGTGCTGCCGTTGACCGAAGGCACCGCGCGCGCGGCGTTCCGGCCAGCTTGTGCCGCTGTCTTCGTCTCGACCACGACGTCCTCCTCGCCACTGCCGGAGGCCGTTCTGACCACGCTGTTCGACCTCACGCCGGCGGAGGCGCGGGTTCTGCTGCGCATCGGCAGCGGATTGTCCGCGTCCAGAAGCGCCTTGTCGCTTGGCATCGGCGAAAACACGCTGAAGACCCATCTCAACCGTATCTTCGCCAAGACCGGCACGCGCCGCCAGGCCGATCTGGTCAAACTAATTTCGGATATCGGCACGCCCGTCGCGGCTCCCGGATCATAGTGGTGGGCCGGCTGAGGCTGCCGATCGCCCCTTGCCGGGGAAGCAGCAGCTTCCTGACGCGCCGATCGGCTGCGGCTGATCGGCCACAGTGATCGGGAAAGTGCAGCGGCGCGTTCCAGGACAATTGCGGTGCGGCCCAGCCCAAGACGTGACCGGCTGACAATGCGACACCGGGTGATCGATCGCCGCGGAGCATTTTCGCGGCGGGGACCACAAATTTGGGGCGGCAGACAAACAATGAAAACGATTCTTCTCGCTACGGCCTTCATCCTCGCGCCGATCGGCATGGCGTGCGCGGCTGACATCACTGAGGCTTCGCCCGTTTCCGGCTACGACTGGTCTGGCCTCTATGCCGGCGTCGACGTCGGCTACGTGGCTGGAAAGTCGAATCTTTTTATCGCCGCCGGCGGTATCGGTGGGGCAACCGACCTTAACAGCACCCTCGATCCGGATGGATTTATCGGCGGCGTCCATATCGGCTTCAATCAGCAAATGGCGAACCGCTTCGTGCTCGGTGCCGAGGCCGACATTGCTTACAATAATGTCGATGGACTGACGAACTTCGGTGGCAGCGCTTTGATAAAGAGCGA includes:
- a CDS encoding autotransporter outer membrane beta-barrel domain-containing protein: MLQADTGVVGTYTLNGAGPFIGLVANYDATHVYLDVVQAKSFAAVGLTPNQIATGGGTESLGSGNPLFDAIMGLPSEAVAQAAFDQLSGEIHASAKGMLLEDSSFIRDAASNRIAAAFGDGSGAALPVMAYGEGGPEMVAADTDRFAVWGQAFGSWGNTDGDGNAAAFDRSTGGLLAGADTLLGGWRVGVLGGYSHSSFDAADRNSSGKSDNYHLGLYGGTNWGAIAFRTGAAYSWSSLSTKRSVAFNGFADGLSADYDAGTAQVFGELAYKADAGQFHFEPFANLAYVSVHTDGFSETGGAAALTSTGTSTNATFTTLGLRGSTDFALGGVNATARGILGWRHAFGDVTPTSTFAFAGGDAFTIAGVPIARDAAVIEAGIDMKMSPNATLGLSYSGQFGDGSVDNGARANLSVKF
- a CDS encoding AraC family transcriptional regulator codes for the protein MSRKTVFSSAQLPEHLGERDRFSLWQDIHVAEIWSVEYGISEKLPFQAAIEATAVGSLVLGQMAGTIRQATRKASNIADDGNDGYLLLINKADTVLSGAQAGREYGVGQGEAVLVTAAEALKMTGADWNVWTNVVVPRAILTQAFPQIDARLALKIGAENEALDFLKRYCQLLETGPPLASPDLVTHATETIVDLIGLVTGAKGEAAELAGLRGLRAARLQAILAKITDNFANPGISAQGVAKELGLSARYVQDLLQETGISFSERVLEQRLQGARKMLSQRHNDALRVSEIALISGFSDVSYFNRCFRRRFGYTPTSVR
- a CDS encoding helix-turn-helix transcriptional regulator — protein: MTRITEAVDAAYSTIALASTGDNYGRFAAQSPWDPVRMRTLQEDYDFDGIPGLKAAVVGDVDTPVATLSLMSEAELQQTAFFQDWARPQGLREGCIVKFVHTPDRIGLMGCTTRANRGIITLEEQRFLALLSPHLRRASLIGDLLDQARVAANLYRAALDHLAVPVVLTGANGVILHANEAADLMLSGHGPILSRNGVLQTENPAGARALLDAIAGAAGADGSLGSRGIGLPISAPGQPPAVAYVLPLTEGTARAAFRPACAAVFVSTTTSSSPLPEAVLTTLFDLTPAEARVLLRIGSGLSASRSALSLGIGENTLKTHLNRIFAKTGTRRQADLVKLISDIGTPVAAPGS
- a CDS encoding outer membrane protein; translated protein: MKTILLATAFILAPIGMACAADITEASPVSGYDWSGLYAGVDVGYVAGKSNLFIAAGGIGGATDLNSTLDPDGFIGGVHIGFNQQMANRFVLGAEADIAYNNVDGLTNFGGSALIKSEIKWSGSARLRAGYAFDRTLPFITAGVAAAKYEATLITATPTGDIVIHDEGYVGWTVGAGVEQAFTDRWIARVEYRYTDFGSKGLSLAEGLATVTNVDLKTHDVRVGLSYKF